In a genomic window of Festucalex cinctus isolate MCC-2025b chromosome 11, RoL_Fcin_1.0, whole genome shotgun sequence:
- the LOC144030989 gene encoding uncharacterized protein LOC144030989, whose protein sequence is MASRRGRGRGRAAGRSSRGRPLKWEDEDGGAADPAVQAALRGPSAEQELVAAMRTFLEGQQKREEGFLAELRGLRASWPAQHVGPRGAEWVPVAPSTVPSRDTFPGEDSSVRLNLPTPAPQPRHSSPAEASLSRVSHRPELAGPDYRTFGDPKIPQFMAGDDIENYLLRFERIAKTWGWPEVEWACRLVPLLTGKALEAYTAMDEERAHSYTDLKAALLIKFDVSPETYRRLFRSMTVPPGENPTETYHRLKGLYRRWIRPGQHTKEQIGYQVILEQLLRVFPADMGEGA, encoded by the coding sequence atggCCAGTCgaagaggacgaggacgaggacgggCCGCAGGGAGGAGTTCCCGAGGTCGCCCGCTAAAATGGGAGGACGAGGATGGAGGCGCTGCGGATCCAGCTGTCCAGGCAGCTCTGAGAGGACCAAGTGCAGAACAGGAGCTGGTGGCAGCCATGAGGACTTTTCTGGAGGGCCAGCAGAAAAGAGAGGAGGGTTTCCTGGCAGAGCTCAGAGGGCTCCGAGCTTCCTGGCCAGCCCAGCATGTTGGTCCACGAGGGGCGGAGTGGGTCCCGGTAGCACCCAGCACAGTACCATCCCGGGACACATTTCCGGGTGAGGATTCCAGCGTCAGGCTAAACTTGCCGACACCAGCGCCTCAGCCACGTCATAGTTCTCCTGCAGAGGCGTCACTCTCAAGGGTGAGCCACAGACCAGAGCTGGCCGGGCCTGACTACAGAACTTTTGGAGACCCAAAAATTCCACAGTTCATGGCAGGCGATGACATTGAAAACTACCTGCTTCGCTTTGAGCGCATTGCCAAAACCTGGGGCTGGCCAGAGGTTGAGTGGGCGTGTCGCCTAGTGCCACTCCTGACGGGAAAGGCACTTGAGGCGTACACAGCCATGGATGAGGAGAGGGCTCATTCGTACACCGACCTGAAGGCAGCCTTACTGATAAAGTTTGATGTCTCACCGGAGACTTATCGACGGCTGTTCCGGTCCATGACTGTTCCACCGGGAGAGAACCCAACTGAGACGTACCACCGGTTAAAGGGTCTCTACAGGCGGTGGATTCGACCGGGGCAGCACACCAAGGAGCAGATCGGCTACCAGGTCATCTTGGAGCAGCTTCTGCGTGTCTTCCCGGCAGACATGGGTGAAGGAGCATGA